One segment of Dolichospermum sp. DET69 DNA contains the following:
- a CDS encoding VWA domain-containing protein: protein MIDTFNLDEVVEFAENPEPRCPCVLLLDTSGSMQGERIEALNQGLLSLKDELVKNSLASRRVEVAIITFDSNVNVVQDFITADQFNPPILTAQGLTIMGSAIHKALDIIQERKSQYRTNGIAYYRPWVFMITDGEPQGETDSTLVQASQRLQADESNKRVAFFTVGVENANMSQLSQIAVRSPLKLKGLNFIEMFVWLSASMSAVSHSQLDEQVALPPIGWGSV from the coding sequence ATGATTGATACATTTAATCTTGACGAAGTTGTAGAATTTGCTGAAAATCCCGAACCACGTTGTCCATGCGTGCTATTGCTAGATACCTCTGGCTCAATGCAAGGGGAACGAATCGAAGCTTTAAATCAAGGTTTGCTAAGTTTAAAGGATGAACTAGTCAAAAATTCCCTAGCATCCAGAAGGGTAGAGGTGGCAATTATTACATTTGATAGTAATGTCAATGTCGTGCAGGACTTTATCACTGCCGATCAATTTAACCCTCCCATTCTCACAGCCCAGGGTTTAACAATTATGGGTTCGGCAATTCATAAAGCATTAGATATTATTCAAGAGCGCAAATCCCAATATCGCACTAATGGGATTGCTTACTACCGTCCTTGGGTGTTCATGATTACTGATGGTGAACCCCAAGGTGAAACTGATTCAACATTGGTACAAGCTTCCCAAAGACTGCAAGCAGATGAGTCTAATAAGCGCGTAGCTTTCTTTACTGTGGGCGTAGAAAATGCGAATATGAGCCAATTAAGTCAAATCGCTGTGCGTAGTCCCCTGAAATTAAAAGGATTGAACTTTATTGAGATGTTTGTTTGGCTGTCTGCCAGTATGTCAGCCGTATCTCATTCTCAGCTAGATGAACAGGTAGCACTACCACCAATTGGTTGGGGATCTGTTTAA